A window of Macrotis lagotis isolate mMagLag1 chromosome X, bilby.v1.9.chrom.fasta, whole genome shotgun sequence contains these coding sequences:
- the LOC141501574 gene encoding E3 ubiquitin-protein ligase RNF170-like, which produces MAKRQPPSKVPGLQPEQSLIEGVSDQVLLAVLLGCAFVAALGYALLRNAQQHIHPNNRELVRVLREHLQRDQEPPAPRPQFYTDLSCPICLHHAALPIETNCGHLFCGNCLVAYWRYGSWLGTVNCPICRQTVTLLFPVFGEDDDPPADARRLHQDLRDYNRRFSGQPRPLMDRLWDLPTLLRHAFRELFSVGGLFWMFRIRIVLCLVGAFFYLISPLDLVPEGLFGILGFLDDFFVIFLLLIYISIMYREVITQRLNR; this is translated from the coding sequence ATGGCCAAGCGGCAGCCGCCGTCTAAGGTGCCGGGGCTGCAGCCGGAGCAGTCCCTGATCGAGGGGGTGAGCGACCAGGTGCTGCTGGCCGTGCTGCTGGGCTGCGCCTTCGTGGCGGCGCTGGGCTACGCGCTGCTCCGCAACGCCCAGCAGCACATCCACCCCAACAACCGCGAGCTGGTGCGGGTGCTGCGGGAGCACCTGCAGCGGGACCAGGAGCCCCCGGCGCCCCGGCCGCAGTTCTACACCGACCTGTCGTGCCCCATCTGCCTGCACCACGCCGCGCTGCCCATCGAGACCAACTGCGGCCACCTCTTCTGCGGGAACTGCCTCGTCGCCTACTGGCGCTACGGCTCCTGGCTCGGCACCGTCAACTGCCCCATCTGCCGCCAGACGGTGACCCTGCTCTTCCCGGTGTTCGGCGAGGACGACGACCCCCCAGCCGACGCCCGGCGCCTGCACCAGGACCTCCGGGACTACAACCGCAGGTTCTCGGGGCAGCCCCGGCCGCTGATGGACAGGCTCTGGGATCTCCCCACGCTGCTGCGGCACGCGTTCCGGGAGCTCTTCTCGGTGGGCGGCCTCTTCTGGATGTTTCGCATCCGGATCGTCCTGTGCCTGGTGGGAGCCTTCTTCTACCTTATCTCGCCCTTAGATCTGGTCCCCGAAGGCTTGTTCGGGATCCTGGGCTTCCTGGACGACTTCTTTGTCATCTTTCTGCTGCTGATTTACATCTCTATTATGTATAGGGAGGTGATCACGCAAAGGCTGAACAGATGA